In Providencia hangzhouensis, the DNA window TAAAAAACAGTAGTTTTGGGAGGATAAAAGATGCTAAATGTTTTTATTGCAGCCTTTGTACTGTTTTTGCTGGCCTTTTTAGGCATGTCACTTGGATATATTATTAAGCGTAAGAGTATCCAAGGTAGCTGCGGCGGGTTAAGCAGTATTGGTGTTGATAAAGTGTGTGATTGCCCTGAGCCTTGCGATGCACGTAAAAAGCGTATGGCACGTGAAGAAGCCCGCCAAAAAATACTGGATAAAAATCGTATTATTTGAATAGTAATATTTAACGGTTCTATAACTAGTAATGAGCCGGAGATGTCTAAATATAGTTATTAGACATCTCCAAATATTACTTTCCCGTTATACAGCCTAAATTAATTGCATTTTCTTAGCACATGAAACAGAGACAGGGTAATTAACATGCATGCTTTTTGTCTCACCATCAAATCTAATCGTGACCTTTCCATTATCATTGTTGTTAATTTGGCAAGGTAAAAAATCACCACTACTCCACAGTTCATTATTTTTCGTAGTAATTTTAGCTTTCCAAGCACTTTTACCTGTTGTTGAGTAAGGGAATGAATTTTCGTTAGAGCTAGATGTGGCATGTGATAGATTATAAAATATAAACACATTATCATAGGGGTTATCACTATTATGATAATGTATTTCAACTTTCCTTAATGTTTCATTCCAATAATTCTCGACAATCATTGTTCCAATATTTGACATATAAAACCTTTTTTAAATTATTTTAAATAGAATTTTTGTGACGGATTAAATATATCAAGTTTTCTATAGCGGTAAATTAAGAACAATTATTATTAATTGATGAAAAGAATGTTTTTAAGATGTGATTTAATTCCTAAGCTATTATTAAAGTAATAATAGCTTAGGAGATGTTATTAGATTATTTTTTAAATGCTTTTGGGGAATCAACCATTACAGCATCAACACCAATTTCTTTTGCGAGTTGGTAGTCACTGTCATTATTAACACCAAAGACAATGATATAGGCATTACCATTTTTTCTAAAACAGTCGATGGCCTCTTTATCCCATGAAAGGGTAGCTGGTGAGCGTGCCTCACCTAATGTATATTTTTCAACTACTTCAACTTTACGATGTAGCTCAAAGCCATACCAACGAGTGGTGGTCTTGTCATTTTCTATTGAGCATTGATGGTTCATTACGATATTTGCCAACATAGTCCGAGTTTCATCACGGCTTTCAAATAGTGAAATTTTTGATGAAAGGGATTTTAGCGCTTTTAAAAATTCATCATTAGTGGAATAAAAACGTACTTGGCTAAATGAATTAGTTTTATCTAGTAGTGCAAGGATAGCTTGTGCTTGGATATTAGGGTCTGCATCAGGTGATTTTAAATCAATATAAAAAGTCGTATCAGGGTATTTTTTTAAAATAGTTTCTAGTCTACTAATAGTAGTATCTTGCATAGGTAGTTGCAGGTTATTTTTTATATTGTATTTATATGCAGCATTTATACGGTTAAGTTGCAGGGCATTATATTTTGATACAGGACCTTCATGGTCTGTAAGTGAGCTTAAGTCACTTGGACGATATAAAACGAGTTGATTATCTTTACTTAACTGAACGGTAAGCCAAATAGCGTCAGCATTATTTTTCTTTGCTAAATCAATTGCATAAATTGTATTTTCTGGTGCATCAGCCGTTCCTGCACGGTGAGCAACAATTTTAGGGGATAGTGCAAAAACGGTTTGGCTAGCAAACAGTATTATGAGAGTTGCCATAAATTTAAAATATTTTGATGTTGATGTAATTGCCATAGAGATGATCCATAAATAGTTTTTCAAGGTATTGTCGTTGGTAAAACAACTCTTTTTATTACTTTTTTGTTTAAAAGTAAGTATTAACACTTATTTTTAAGACAAACTTTAAATAAAATCTTTATTGGATAGATTGGCAGATGATTATTGCAATATGATGAATTACCTAGTTATCATTAAGTTAGCTTGTTATTCATCCATTTATGGTGGTCTGATAATAATTGCATGGCTATTAAAGATACTGTATATTTAAACAGTTGATTGATTGTTAGGGTATACTCGTGCGTAAAATTATTCATATTGATATGGACTGCTTTTATGCCGCCATCGAGATGCGTGACGACCCAAGCCTTCGCAATGTACCTATTGCGGTGGGAGGTAGCGCAGATCGCCGAGGAGTGATTAGTACTGCAAATTATGAAGCACGTCGCTACGGTGTTCATAGTGCGATGTCTACAGCGATTGCACTTAGGCTTTGCCCTCACTTGAAAGTGGTTCCTGGGCATATGGCACTTTATAAAGAAACCTCTCTTCATATTCGAAAAATATTTGCGCGTTACACAGACCTCATAGAACCGCTTTCTCTTGATGAGGCTTATTTGGATGTTACGGATTGTACGCAATTACACGGCTCTGCAACGTTAATTGCTGAGGCTATCCGCAAGCAAATCTTTGATGAATTACAGCTCACTGCTTCAGCGGGGATCGCTCCAATAAAATTTTTGGCAAAGATTGCTTCCGATATGAACAAACCGAATGGCCAATTCGTGATCACACCACAAGATATCGATCAATTCGTTCTTAAATTGCCACTAAAAAAAATACCAGGAGTGGGTAAGGTAACAGCCCAAAAATTAGCGGATATGGGGTTGGTGACTTGTGCCGATGTTCAAAAATATGATGTAGTTGCGTTGATTAAAAGCATGGGGAAATTTGGGCAGGTACTTTGGGAGCGTTGCCATGGTATCGATGAACGTGCGATTAACCCTGATAGGCTTAGGAAATCGGTAGGAGTTGAACGTACACTTACAGAAGATATCTATCAATGGGAAGATTGCTTGCCGTTGTTGGATAAATTATACGATGAACTCCAACTGCGTTTAGCAAAGGTAAAGCCTGACCTTCGTATTGCTCGCCAAGGTGTAAAATTTAAATTTGCAGACTTTCAGCAAACGACACAAGAACATGTATATCCAGTTCTCAATAAACAAGATTTGGTACAAATAGCGAAAAAAGCTTGGGATAACCGCCGCTTAGGGCGTGGCGTTCGGTTAGTTGGTTTGCATGTGATGCTGCAAAGTCCTCAGCTTGAACGGCAATTATTACTTGAATTATAAAAAAACACCTATCGTATGATAGGTGTTTGATTTACAATTAATTAGTTGTTTATTCTTTAACTGGAATTGCTTTTAAAACCGCAGTTAATAATTTCCAATACTCACCAACGCTTGCAATATGCACACGCTCATCAGGGGAGTGCGCACCACGAATAGTTGGCCCAATTGAAACCATATCCATGTCTGGGTAAGGCTTTTTGAATAAGCCACACTCAAGGCCTGCGTGGATCACCATCACATTAGGAATTTTACCGAATAGTTTGTTGTAGGTATCGCTGACTAAATGCATCACTGGTGAGTCTGCATCGGGCTGCCAACCAGGGTAACTGCCTTCTGCTCGATATTGGGCTTGTGCTAATTTACTGATAGATGTCAGCATGTTAACAACGTAGTTCTTGCCGCTATCGATAAGTGAGCGAACAAGGAAGATAATTTCTGCTTTATCTTCAGTTAGGCGTACTACACCTTCATTAAGTGACGTTTCAACCACGCCAATAGCCACATCGCTCATGCGAATTACACCGTTCGGTGCTGCATTTAAGAAGAAAACAAAACGCTTTTGGCAATCATCAGAAAGGGCTTTTAGCTCACTTTGCGTTTCGTCAAGTAGCAGAACAAGGTTAGGCTCAACAACAGCTAATTCATTTTTCAGAATATCTTCATAGCGCGTTCTCAGTGCCGTTAATTCAGCAACTTTGTCTGCTGGAACAGCAATAATGGCATAGGCTTCACGAGGAATCGCATTGCGAACAGTACCCCCTCTAAAATCTAATAATTTTAGGCTTAAATCTTCTGCGTGCCCTGCTAGAAAACGAGCTAACAGCTTATTGGCATTACCTAAACCTAAATGTACATCACCACCGGAGTGACCACCTTTTAGGCCTTTTAGGGTCATAGTGAAGGTTTTATAGCCTTGTGGTAATGCTTCACGAGTCAGGTCAAACGTGGTTGTAAAATCAACACCACCAGCGCAACCCATGTAAATTTCACCTTCTTCTTCGGAGTCGGTGTTTATCAAAATATCTGCTTGTAACCAGCCTGCTTTCAAGCCAAAAGCACCTTCCATACCGGCTTCTTCGGTCATGGTCAGGAGAACTTCCATTGGCCCATGCTCAACGCTATCGTCAGCAAGAACAGCCAAAGCAGAAGCTAAGCCAATGCCGTTATCAGCACCTAAAGTGGTGCCTTCAGCAGTAACCCACTCACCATTAACATAGGGACGAATTGGATCAGTTTTAAAGTCATGTACCGTGTCGTTATTTTTTTGTGGCACCATGTCCAAGTGAGCTTGTAAAACAACACCTTTACGGTTTTCATAACCAGGCGTAGCAGGTTTACGGATCAGAATATTGCCTACTTCATCACGTTCAACGTGAAAGCCTTTTTGTTTTGACCAATCAACAATATGCGTGGCTAAGGCTTCTTCGTGATACGAAGGGTGTGGGATAGAACAGATTTTAGCGAAGATGTCCCATAGCGGTTGGGGGGATAATGTAGCTAGCTCAGACACGTCTCTCTCCTTTTATTTTCCCTTTATATTTCAATCTGTAGCGTTGTTGGCTTCATTCATAAATCCCAGTCACATACTTATGTATGCTCCTAGGATTTACTCATTTGCCGCCTAGCTACAAATTGAACTATTTAGGGATAATATCCTGAATAACCCAGTAGGAGCTGATTGGCAACCAACATTAATTTCAGCTTCAATTTTAAAAGGAATATTGCTGTAATTATGACCTAACAGCCTGAAGTTTCGAATTAAAGGCTGCCTCTTTTATAAACTCAGGATAACACTTTCTTTTGAGCAATGGACAGTGTAAATGATAATAATTAATGGCGAATGGTGCTTTTTGCTGGTTTTTAACCGGCCAAATCACTATAATCTCGCGCAACCTTTTTTCCGCAAGACACTTTTCAGATTTACTCAGCAGTCGGGACCCGAATTTTATGAGCGAAAAATATGTCGTAACGTGGGATATGTTGCAAATACATGCCCGTAAACTCGCACAACGTTTATTACCAGTAGAGCAATGGACCGGTATTATCGCGGTTAGCCGTGGTGGCCTTGTTCCTGGAGCACTGCTTGCACGCGAACTTGGTATTCGTAACGTTGATACCGTTTGTATTTCTAGCTATGACCATAATAACCAGCGCGAATTAACCGTGATTAAACGTGCAGAAGGTGATGGTGAAGGCTATATTGTCATCGATGATTTAGTCGATACAGGCGGCACAGCTCAAGCTATCCGTAACATGTACCCTAAAGCACATTTTGTCACCATCTTTGCAAAACCTGCAGGCCGTCCATTAGTTGATGACTACGTAGTTGATATTCCACAAGACACATGGATCGAACAACCATGGGACATGGGTGTCGTTTTTGTTAAACCATTGTGTGAACAAGATAAATAAATCTGTTTTTCATGAGCGTTTTAGGTGAAAACATTGTAATTATAAAGCGTTATAGGTTTTATTGATTGCAAAAACACATTAATACCTAAAATTTTTGAGCTAAACACGATATAATTTGGGGAGTGCATTTTTGCATTCCCTTTATTTTTGGCCAAATTCAACTCTGATCGACAAGGAAATAGGGATGACTCAGCAAAACCTTTCAGAAAAACTTTTCAAACCTAAAGTCAGACAAGTTGAAACATCAACATTAGTCTCTTATTCATCTCAAACAATTTCTCAAATTAAAGAACACAGTGTGTTAAGTGGCTCCCATCATGCGGGTTGGTATCGTATGATTAATCGCTTAATGTGGATTTGGCGAGGAATAGACGCCTTAGAAATTGAAGAAGTACTAAGTCGTATTGCTATCTCAGATGCTGAGCGTAGCAATGATAACTTGTTGGATACGGTCATTGGCAACCGTCGTGGAAACTGGTGTTTCGAATGGTCCCAGCAAGCCATGCGTTGGCAGCAAAAAGCATTAGAATTTGAAAAAGGTGCAGAGGCAGGGGAGGCTTGGTTACGTTCAGCTAACTTGTACAGCATTGCCGCTTATCCTTTTATCAAGGGAGATGAGCTTGCTGACCAAGCTATTTTGCTGGCTTGCAAAGCTTATGATAGTGCCGCAAAATTTTCTCAATATCGCCTAAAGAAAATTCCTTTCAAAGTTGATGGTGGGAAAGAAGTTTGCGGTTTTTTACATATTCCTTCACAGGGGCAAGGGCCTTATCCGACAGTGATGATCTGTGGCATGTTAGATAGCTTACAGATTGATTTTTGTCGCTATTTTCGCGACTACCTCGAACCACTCGGTATTGCGATGCTAACACTGGATATGCCGTCAATTGGTTATTCGGTTAAACACAAGCTTACGCAGGAAACGAGCACCTTACATGAGCAAATCGTTCGCCAGCTTGGGGATATTGCTTGGATTGATCATACGCGTTTTGGCATCGTTGGTATGCGTTTTGGCGCAAATATAGCGTTAAGATTAGCTTATATGTGCCCTGATAAGATTAAAGCGGTTGCTGTCATAGGGCCAATTGTCCACAGTTTATTGCATGAAGAGAAATATCAACAAGATATTCCTCGGATGGTTTTGGATGTATTCGCCAGTCGTTTGGGTATTTATCAAGTTGATGGTTCAGCTTTACGTCATGAATTAAGTTGTTATTCACTTAAAAATCAAGGGCTTTTGGGGCGGCGCAGTAAGGTTTCAATGCTATCGGTTAGTCTTAAAGATGATATTTACAGCCCCAAAGCAGAGTCTGATTTAATTCGACGTTCATCGATGGATGCTGACACGATAATGCTACCAAGCCAGCCCGTTTTTGCTAATTTTGA includes these proteins:
- the nqrM gene encoding (Na+)-NQR maturation NqrM; protein product: MLNVFIAAFVLFLLAFLGMSLGYIIKRKSIQGSCGGLSSIGVDKVCDCPEPCDARKKRMAREEARQKILDKNRII
- a CDS encoding glycerophosphodiester phosphodiesterase family protein; protein product: MAITSTSKYFKFMATLIILFASQTVFALSPKIVAHRAGTADAPENTIYAIDLAKKNNADAIWLTVQLSKDNQLVLYRPSDLSSLTDHEGPVSKYNALQLNRINAAYKYNIKNNLQLPMQDTTISRLETILKKYPDTTFYIDLKSPDADPNIQAQAILALLDKTNSFSQVRFYSTNDEFLKALKSLSSKISLFESRDETRTMLANIVMNHQCSIENDKTTTRWYGFELHRKVEVVEKYTLGEARSPATLSWDKEAIDCFRKNGNAYIIVFGVNNDSDYQLAKEIGVDAVMVDSPKAFKK
- the dinB gene encoding DNA polymerase IV, with the translated sequence MRKIIHIDMDCFYAAIEMRDDPSLRNVPIAVGGSADRRGVISTANYEARRYGVHSAMSTAIALRLCPHLKVVPGHMALYKETSLHIRKIFARYTDLIEPLSLDEAYLDVTDCTQLHGSATLIAEAIRKQIFDELQLTASAGIAPIKFLAKIASDMNKPNGQFVITPQDIDQFVLKLPLKKIPGVGKVTAQKLADMGLVTCADVQKYDVVALIKSMGKFGQVLWERCHGIDERAINPDRLRKSVGVERTLTEDIYQWEDCLPLLDKLYDELQLRLAKVKPDLRIARQGVKFKFADFQQTTQEHVYPVLNKQDLVQIAKKAWDNRRLGRGVRLVGLHVMLQSPQLERQLLLEL
- the pepD gene encoding beta-Ala-His dipeptidase, whose amino-acid sequence is MSELATLSPQPLWDIFAKICSIPHPSYHEEALATHIVDWSKQKGFHVERDEVGNILIRKPATPGYENRKGVVLQAHLDMVPQKNNDTVHDFKTDPIRPYVNGEWVTAEGTTLGADNGIGLASALAVLADDSVEHGPMEVLLTMTEEAGMEGAFGLKAGWLQADILINTDSEEEGEIYMGCAGGVDFTTTFDLTREALPQGYKTFTMTLKGLKGGHSGGDVHLGLGNANKLLARFLAGHAEDLSLKLLDFRGGTVRNAIPREAYAIIAVPADKVAELTALRTRYEDILKNELAVVEPNLVLLLDETQSELKALSDDCQKRFVFFLNAAPNGVIRMSDVAIGVVETSLNEGVVRLTEDKAEIIFLVRSLIDSGKNYVVNMLTSISKLAQAQYRAEGSYPGWQPDADSPVMHLVSDTYNKLFGKIPNVMVIHAGLECGLFKKPYPDMDMVSIGPTIRGAHSPDERVHIASVGEYWKLLTAVLKAIPVKE
- the gpt gene encoding xanthine phosphoribosyltransferase; protein product: MSEKYVVTWDMLQIHARKLAQRLLPVEQWTGIIAVSRGGLVPGALLARELGIRNVDTVCISSYDHNNQRELTVIKRAEGDGEGYIVIDDLVDTGGTAQAIRNMYPKAHFVTIFAKPAGRPLVDDYVVDIPQDTWIEQPWDMGVVFVKPLCEQDK
- the frsA gene encoding esterase FrsA — protein: MTQQNLSEKLFKPKVRQVETSTLVSYSSQTISQIKEHSVLSGSHHAGWYRMINRLMWIWRGIDALEIEEVLSRIAISDAERSNDNLLDTVIGNRRGNWCFEWSQQAMRWQQKALEFEKGAEAGEAWLRSANLYSIAAYPFIKGDELADQAILLACKAYDSAAKFSQYRLKKIPFKVDGGKEVCGFLHIPSQGQGPYPTVMICGMLDSLQIDFCRYFRDYLEPLGIAMLTLDMPSIGYSVKHKLTQETSTLHEQIVRQLGDIAWIDHTRFGIVGMRFGANIALRLAYMCPDKIKAVAVIGPIVHSLLHEEKYQQDIPRMVLDVFASRLGIYQVDGSALRHELSCYSLKNQGLLGRRSKVSMLSVSLKDDIYSPKAESDLIRRSSMDADTIMLPSQPVFANFEKALSETTNWLKAKIL